From the Excalfactoria chinensis isolate bCotChi1 chromosome 1, bCotChi1.hap2, whole genome shotgun sequence genome, one window contains:
- the RPL21 gene encoding large ribosomal subunit protein eL21: MTNTKGKRRGTRYMFSRPFRKHGVVPLATYMRIYKKGDIVDIKGMGTVQQGMPHKCYHGKTGRVYNVTQHAVGVIVNKKVKGKILAKRINVRIEHIKHSKSRDSFLQRVKENEKKKKEAKEKGIWVQLKRQPAPPREAHFVRTNGKDPELLEPIPYEFMA, translated from the exons ATGACGAACACaaaggggaagaggaggggaaCTCGTTATATGTTCTCGAGGCCCTTTCGCAAACATG GAGTTGTCCCTCTGGCTACCTATATGCGCATCTACAAGAAAGGCGATATAGTTGATATCAAG GGTATGGGTACAGTTCAACAAGGTATGCCTCACAAGTGTTACCATGGCAAGACTGGAAGGGTGTATAATGTCACTCAACACGCTGTGGGTGTTATTGTTAACAAGAAGGTTAA GGGTAAGATTCTTGCCAAGAGAATTAATGTGCGTATTGAGCATATTAAACATTCCAAGAGCAGAGACAGCTTTTTGCAGCGCGTgaaggagaatgaaaagaagaaaaaggaagcaaaagaaaaaggcatttggGTTCAGCTGAAACGCCAg CCTGCTCCACCAAGAGAAGCACACTTCGTGAGGACTAACGGGAAGGatccagagctgctggagccaATTCCCTATGAATTTATGGCGTAA
- the RASL11A gene encoding ras-like protein family member 11A, with protein sequence MRLPGMSQPFLLAPIAECSPGPPGAELRLAVLGARGVGKSALIVRFLTKRFIGDYEPNTGSLYSRLVRLDGEQVAVHIQDTPGCLQVQEDCVQAPDALSRCMKWAEGFLVVYSITDPGSYQAVRPLHQHIRQLHPDARIPIVVVGNKADLLHARQVQAKEGLQLANELGSLFLEISTSESSQGVCEVFQYLCREVSKLQHAERRRNTGIPRPRSPNMQDLKRRFKQALSPRVK encoded by the exons ATGCGCCTGCCGGGGATGTCCCAGCCCTTCCTGCTGGCGCCCATCGCCGAGTGTTCCCCGGGGCCGCCCGGCGCCGAGCTGCGGCTGGCAGTGCTCGGGGCCCGCGGCGTCGGCAAGAGCG CGCTGATCGTGCGGTTCCTGACCAAGCGTTTCATCGGGGACTACGAGCCCAACACGGGCAGCCTGTACTCTCGCCTGGTGCGGCTGGACGGGGAGCAGGTGGCTGTGCACATCCAGGACACGCCGGGCTGCCTCCAG GTGCAGGAGGACTGCGTGCAGGCACCGGACGCGCTGTCAAGGTGCATGAAGTGGGCAGAGGGCTTCCTCGTGGTCTACTCCATCACGGACCCCGGCAGCTACCAGGCGGTCCGTCCCCTCCACCAGCACATCCGTCAGCTCCATCCCGATGCCCGGATCCCCATCGTCGTGGTGGGGAACAAAGCAGACCTCCTCCACGCCAGACAGGTGCAGGCCAAAGAGGGGCTGCAGTTGGCCAACGAactgggcagcctcttcctgGAGATCTCTACCAGTGAGAGCTCGCAGGGAGTCTGCGAAGTGTTCCAGTACCTGTGCCGGGAGGTCAGCAAACTGCAGCACGCCGAGCGCCGCCGCAATACCGGCATCCCGCGGCCGCGCTCCCCCAACATGCAGGACCTGAAGAGACGCTTCAAGCAGGCGCTGTCACCCAGAGTCAAATAG